From the genome of Dehalococcoidales bacterium:
TATCGAAGTAATTGCACGCCTGGATAGCGGCGAGAGCTTTGAAGACATAGCCGAAGAGCTTTCTTTGGACGATGCAACCAAAAAAATATCCGGGGCTTTAGGCAAACATCCAGCAGGAGTGATTGCCTACAAGTACGGCAGTGAAGTGTTGGAAGAAGCTATCTTTACTGCAAATATAGGAACACATTCCATATACGACGAGGATAAAAACAAAGCAGTAGGTTATTGGCTTATCGAGGTGCTCGAGAGAAGCGAAGATAGCGAGAGCCCAGCTGCCAATGTCAGGGTAATGCTTTTGACAAGCGAAGAGGAAGCTATTTCTATCAGAGAGCGACTGGTAAACGGTGAGGATTTTGATGAACTTGCTGAGGAGTATTCAAAAATCTGGGACGACGAATCAGGTTCGCTGATTGAAGAAGTTGTACCAGAAGACATCAGCAGTGCATTCGATGATTATGTATTTGGTGATGATCTTTCGATGAACGAAATCTCGCAACCTATTCGGGATATTGAACAATCCACCAAAGGCGGTTATTGGCTGTATCAAGTTGCTTCAATAGAAACAGGGGCTATTTCCGAGGAAGATGCTGATACCCTGTCATACCTTGATCTTGAAGAATGGCTTAAGACTATAAGAGATAATTCAAACAATGTCATCAATAACCACCTTGACGAAGAAAAGAAAGCTTTCGCACTGGAGAAAATCACCGGCTAGAGAGGCGTAACTGTTCATGTATAAAGAGATAAACATTGGCCTTATTGGATTGGGAGTGATTGGCGGTCAAGTAGCCAAGGTTCTACAGGAAAAAGCCGGCGATCTCAGCCTTCAAGCCGGTACACCAATAAAGCTGCGTAAAATCAAGGTTTTGCCATCTGATCTGGAAAAGCCGCTGGTTAGACAATTTCCAGAAGAACTATTTACTACTAATGATGATGATTTTTTTAACGATAACTCCATTAAAATAATAATCGAGTTAATTGGAGGCGAAAGACCCGCTTACGATTACATTACCAGAGCTTTGCAAGGCGGCAAACATGTTGTGACAGCCAATAAAGAGGTAATAGCAAAACATGGGCTTAAACTGCGGGCGCTGGCACATGAACATGGTGCAAGTCTATATTATGAAGCATCAGTAGGAGGAGGCATCCCGCTTATTGCCCCCCTGGAAACCGATCTCAGGGCAAATTATATTAAAAGCATTTACGCTATCATTAACGGCACTACCAACTATATTCTTACTCGCATGAGTAAAGATGGAATTGAATTCGAGCGCGCTCTGGCAGATGCCCAAAAGCTTGGATATGCAGAAGCTAATCCTAAAAACGATATTGAGGGTATTGATGCTGCCTATAAAATAGCAATCATGGCAACATTGGCATTCCAGAGCGAAGTTCGTCCTGAAGAAGTCTACAACAAAGGGATTTCCAAGTTGGACTCCAGGGATTTTCGCTACGCCGGGGAATTGGGATACGAAATCAAATTGCTGGCAATTGCCAAACAGTATGATAACGCAATTGAAGCCAGAGTTCACCCGGCATTTATACATAAAGATTCAGTTCTGGCTGGAGTGAATGGCGTGTTCAATGCCGTTAGTATTGAAGGCGATTTGGTAGGCCAAGTAGTATTTACCGGACAGGGAGCTGGTCCGCTGGCAACGTCCAGCGCTGTAATTTCAGATGTACTGAGAGCTGCGGGGAACTATACCCTCGGCACCAGCACCAGCGCCATTAAGATAAATGCAGCAAAGGTTGTTCAGCCTATTGCTAATATCATCACCCGTTATTATCTGCGCCTTTCTATCCTGGACAGCACTGGGGTACTGGCTTCTATCGCCCGTGTCCTTGGTGCCCATAAAATCAGTATTGCATCGGTAATCCAGAAAGAAACCGATACTCTGAGTCAAACCGCAGAGATTGTTATAATGACTCATCCAGCAGCCGGCCGTGCGGTTGATGCTGCTATAAGCGAGCTTTCAATGCTACAAGTAGTTAAAGAAATAAATAATGTAATTAGAGTTGAGGAACAATAAAGAAGTGACAACAGGAGTTTTATATAATTACGCTGACTATCTGCCAATTACCGCTAAAACGCCTCTCTTTTCCCTAGGCGAGGGCTCAACACCACTCGTACGCTCAAAGAGATTGGAAAAGGAACTAAGTATTGGAGAGTTGTATTTCAAACTGGAAGGCTGCAATCCAACGGGTTCCTTTAAAGACCGGGGAATGGTAGTAGCTATAGCTAAAGCTATTGAAGAGGGCTCCAAAGCAGTAATTTGTGCATCCACTGGCAACACCTCTGCTTCGGCAACCGCATACGCTTCAGCAATGGGTTTGAAATCTATAATTATTATCCCAGGCGGTAAAATCGCCTTGGGCAAATTGGCACAGGCAATTGCCTACGGTGCTGAAATCATAGCTATCGATGGGAATTTTGACCAAGCACTGCAATTGGTTAGAGACACCGCTGCCACCCATCCGGTTAGTGTGGTAAATTCCATCAACCCCAACCGTATTGAAGGTCAAAAAACTGCTGCATTTGAAATTATAGACTCTCTGGGGCAGGCACCTGATTATTTATTTATTCCAGTCGGTAATGCTGGCAATATTACCGCATACTGGAAAGGTTTTACGGAGTATTATAAATTAGGCATGAGCTTGCATTGCCCAAAGATGATGGGGTTTCAAGCTGAAGGAGCGGCACCTATCGTGCTTGGCAAACCCGTAGAATATCCGGAAACTGTTGCCACAGCGATCCGTATCGGCAATCCGGCCAGCTGGCAAAAGGCTACCGCTGCCCGCGATGAGTCTGGAGGAATCATTGACATGGTCAGCGATGCCGAGATTCTCAAAGCTTGGAAGCTGCTGGCAAGCAAAGAAGGAGTATTTGGCGAACCCGCCTCAGCAGCCCCACTAGCCGGTGTGATTAAGCTGCGAAGCGAAGGGCATGATTTTTCAAACAAGAGCATTGTATGTATCGTTACCGGCAACGGTTTAAAAGATGCGGACATCGCTATTAAACAAGCCCCGACTATCAAACCAATCCCTCCAGAGCTTTCCGCTGTTGAAGAAGCTCTGGGCTGGACATAGACTATCTCCAACGGGGGATTAATTATGCAAAAAGTCTCAAGAACTGATATCGGGAAATTCTCACATTTTTTCCCTTTTTCGGCTACTATTGTGACATCCCACTTCAAAGGAAGAGATAATGCCATGGCAGTTGCCTGGCACATGCCTATTAGCGCTGTACCACCATTATACGGAGTTGGGATTTCTTCGGATAAACTGAGCCACGAGTTCATCAGCAAAACCGGAGAATTTGGTGTTAATTTTATGCCTTTTGAAGCCGTTGAACTGGTTGCAGCCACCGGCGGTCCTTCTGGTCGTAAAATTGACAAATTCAAAGCGTTCGATCTAAAAAAACATCCCTCAATTGTAACCAATGCACCTATCCTTTCGGATGCTTACGCTTCATTCGAATGTATAGTCGAAGATCAGGCGATATATGGAGATCACACGTTGTTTATAGGCAAGGTAGTTGCTTTGCACCACGCGCCGGAAGCATATGACGAAAGAGGACACCTCAACTTAAACCTGTTTAAACCGACATTGTACCTGGGTGGGGATGACTACATCCAGATCAAGAACTTTGATACTCTCCATCTTGGAAGATCAGATACTGCAGAAAAGGTAGCTAAAAGGAATACTTAAATGGATAAAGATGCAATTAAAAACGCAGTTACCACTATTATAAACGCCATCGGAGATGACCCGGGCAGGGAAGGTTTGGTAGACACTCCACGCCGCCTGGCGGACATGTATGAAGAACTTTTCAGCGGAATGAATGAAGATCCGGAAGCAGTACTCAGTGTAGGCTACGAAATCGGTTACCGGGAGATGATAATTCTTAAAGACATCCCGTTTTATTCGATGTGCGAACACCATTTCCTTCCTTTTTTTGGGGTAGTTCACATTGGTTATATTCCAGATGCCGAAGGCCGAGTTGTGGGTATTTCCAAGTTGGCCAGGGTTGTAGAAATCATTGCCAAACGCCCACAAATACAAGAGCGTATGGCTACCACTATTGCCAATACAATCGAAAAAGGCCTGCATGCCGAAGGCGTTGCAGTAGTAATCGAAGCGGAACATATGTGTATGACCATGCGTGGTATCAAAAAGCCGGGGTCAAATGTTGTTACCTCTGCTCTGCGCGGCTCATTCAGAAAACGCCACGCCAGCCGTGCCGAATTCCTGGAACTAATCAGCAAAAAGCGGTAAGCCAGTCAGCTTCCTGTCCTTAATTCCCAATCGCGTTTTCTTGTAACGCAAACAACGGTCGAACTGTTTAAGCAAGGAGTATACAATGAATATTCAACAGGTTGGCTTGCTTGTTTTAATGGTCATCGGCGGTATCGCAGTTCTTGGCAGCTATGTTTTCGGCGTTAAAAACCAGGCTGGGGGTACCAGCCTTTTGTGGGGAGGAATTCCCCAGGCCATCCGGCCGGTTTATACTGTCTCCATGCTCGTGGCTGCTACCGGATATTTTTTTGTTATTTATCACGTATTGTTTAACCTGCAACCTTCTGCAGTTAAAATTTTTGAGTCGCTGGACTACAACGTATTTTTTGTTGTACTTGCCCTTATTCTTATTCCTTCAGCTCTTTGGATGCCGCTTACTTCCGTTTACGTAAAATCTCGCTCCACCACTTTGAAATTTTCTATACGGATCGTGCTGGCAGTGGTAGGAATTGCTTCCATTGCAATGGCCTGGGCTCTTATAACCCTACAGCCACAGTCAGAAGGAGTTTTCAGATATCTCGCGATCTATGGCTCCATATATTTTGCTTTTCACACTGCTGTACTGGATGGCGTTGTCTGGTCAGTTC
Proteins encoded in this window:
- a CDS encoding peptidylprolyl isomerase produces the protein MSKKKQDKQEWKPTKKHLSNLKKAQRRQKIILFSGISVICLSVVMVVLGLVLQWYIPKIKPLKDVVLEVNGTAFKMNYYIDAVKYQTSGYSSQLVPYFLDPVANNIINGELTRQYANELGYTVSDSEVDEYLEEQDIKPNAAIRDYTHTYLLQKKLIEEHFKTQLPAETELRDAFAIFLESQSQVIEVIARLDSGESFEDIAEELSLDDATKKISGALGKHPAGVIAYKYGSEVLEEAIFTANIGTHSIYDEDKNKAVGYWLIEVLERSEDSESPAANVRVMLLTSEEEAISIRERLVNGEDFDELAEEYSKIWDDESGSLIEEVVPEDISSAFDDYVFGDDLSMNEISQPIRDIEQSTKGGYWLYQVASIETGAISEEDADTLSYLDLEEWLKTIRDNSNNVINNHLDEEKKAFALEKITG
- a CDS encoding homoserine dehydrogenase; the protein is MYKEINIGLIGLGVIGGQVAKVLQEKAGDLSLQAGTPIKLRKIKVLPSDLEKPLVRQFPEELFTTNDDDFFNDNSIKIIIELIGGERPAYDYITRALQGGKHVVTANKEVIAKHGLKLRALAHEHGASLYYEASVGGGIPLIAPLETDLRANYIKSIYAIINGTTNYILTRMSKDGIEFERALADAQKLGYAEANPKNDIEGIDAAYKIAIMATLAFQSEVRPEEVYNKGISKLDSRDFRYAGELGYEIKLLAIAKQYDNAIEARVHPAFIHKDSVLAGVNGVFNAVSIEGDLVGQVVFTGQGAGPLATSSAVISDVLRAAGNYTLGTSTSAIKINAAKVVQPIANIITRYYLRLSILDSTGVLASIARVLGAHKISIASVIQKETDTLSQTAEIVIMTHPAAGRAVDAAISELSMLQVVKEINNVIRVEEQ
- the thrC gene encoding threonine synthase, encoding MTTGVLYNYADYLPITAKTPLFSLGEGSTPLVRSKRLEKELSIGELYFKLEGCNPTGSFKDRGMVVAIAKAIEEGSKAVICASTGNTSASATAYASAMGLKSIIIIPGGKIALGKLAQAIAYGAEIIAIDGNFDQALQLVRDTAATHPVSVVNSINPNRIEGQKTAAFEIIDSLGQAPDYLFIPVGNAGNITAYWKGFTEYYKLGMSLHCPKMMGFQAEGAAPIVLGKPVEYPETVATAIRIGNPASWQKATAARDESGGIIDMVSDAEILKAWKLLASKEGVFGEPASAAPLAGVIKLRSEGHDFSNKSIVCIVTGNGLKDADIAIKQAPTIKPIPPELSAVEEALGWT
- a CDS encoding flavin reductase family protein; amino-acid sequence: MQKVSRTDIGKFSHFFPFSATIVTSHFKGRDNAMAVAWHMPISAVPPLYGVGISSDKLSHEFISKTGEFGVNFMPFEAVELVAATGGPSGRKIDKFKAFDLKKHPSIVTNAPILSDAYASFECIVEDQAIYGDHTLFIGKVVALHHAPEAYDERGHLNLNLFKPTLYLGGDDYIQIKNFDTLHLGRSDTAEKVAKRNT
- the folE gene encoding GTP cyclohydrolase I FolE codes for the protein MDKDAIKNAVTTIINAIGDDPGREGLVDTPRRLADMYEELFSGMNEDPEAVLSVGYEIGYREMIILKDIPFYSMCEHHFLPFFGVVHIGYIPDAEGRVVGISKLARVVEIIAKRPQIQERMATTIANTIEKGLHAEGVAVVIEAEHMCMTMRGIKKPGSNVVTSALRGSFRKRHASRAEFLELISKKR